A single region of the Pelobates fuscus isolate aPelFus1 chromosome 4, aPelFus1.pri, whole genome shotgun sequence genome encodes:
- the SDHAF3 gene encoding succinate dehydrogenase assembly factor 3, mitochondrial isoform X1, protein MPDVTWPKLPASTEHREGQIVITAIRIFFGSWGSEMSGVTTHLYQVRALYKKILLLHRTLPLHLKALGDQYVKDEFRRHKTISPQEAQLFMKEWEAYATVLLKQAKEEWGTAGGKKRYGTALSEEKLHYFREEQIGQLLELMQEATKPKPQFDVEEFDQK, encoded by the exons ATGCCAGACGTCACGTGGCCTAAACTTCCTGCCTCTACGGAGCACCGTGAAGGACAAATTGTGATAACAGCGATTCGGATTTTTTTTGGTAG CTGGGGGAGTGAAATGTCTGGGGTCACCACTCATTTGTATCAGGTGAGAGCCCTATATAAGAAAATCCTGCTTCTTCACCGGACATTGCCCCTGCACCTAAAAGCCCTGGGAGACCAGTACGTAAAAGATGAGTTTAGACGACACAAAACCATTTCTCCTCAAGAAGCCCAGCTGTTTATGAAAGAGTGGGAG GCCTATGCTACGGTATTGTTGAAACAAGCCAAAGAAGAATGGGGAACTGCAGGTGGGAAGAAAAGATATGGAACTGCGCTGTCAGAAGAAAAACTTCATTATTTTCGTGAAGAGCAGATTGGACAATTACTGGAACTTATGCAGGAAGCTACTAAACCTAAACCTCAGTTCGATGTTGAAGAGTTTGATCAGAAGTGA
- the SDHAF3 gene encoding succinate dehydrogenase assembly factor 3, mitochondrial isoform X2 — MSGVTTHLYQVRALYKKILLLHRTLPLHLKALGDQYVKDEFRRHKTISPQEAQLFMKEWEAYATVLLKQAKEEWGTAGGKKRYGTALSEEKLHYFREEQIGQLLELMQEATKPKPQFDVEEFDQK, encoded by the exons ATGTCTGGGGTCACCACTCATTTGTATCAGGTGAGAGCCCTATATAAGAAAATCCTGCTTCTTCACCGGACATTGCCCCTGCACCTAAAAGCCCTGGGAGACCAGTACGTAAAAGATGAGTTTAGACGACACAAAACCATTTCTCCTCAAGAAGCCCAGCTGTTTATGAAAGAGTGGGAG GCCTATGCTACGGTATTGTTGAAACAAGCCAAAGAAGAATGGGGAACTGCAGGTGGGAAGAAAAGATATGGAACTGCGCTGTCAGAAGAAAAACTTCATTATTTTCGTGAAGAGCAGATTGGACAATTACTGGAACTTATGCAGGAAGCTACTAAACCTAAACCTCAGTTCGATGTTGAAGAGTTTGATCAGAAGTGA